The sequence GAGTAAATAATAAAGTATCAGAGCGGTAAGAAGTATATAGGCAACTGCTTGTGTAATTGCGGCAATTTTTAATGTATCGGGGTCGGTCTCAATATCAAAGGTCAGGAGTATTGAGATTACAGTGAAGGCGGAACTTACAAGAAAATAAATCAATGCGATTTTCAGGGGTCTTTTCTTCAAAAAATTTGTAAATTTAGCAGGACTGTTGTTGTCCATAGAGCCACCGCGGGCAAATTAGGGTAATTTTTTTATTTAATATAAATAAAATTTTGTTTTATTTTCCGTAATGATACTTTCAAATTGAATTATTATCATCCCAATTTATTTATGGAGAACCAATGAAAAGACATATTTCATTTTTATTCCTGTTTCTGATATCCGGTTTTATGACGGCTCAAACTAAAAAAATCGAGTTTGTCCATTATAAACTCGATAACGGTTTGAATGTCATTTTGCACCGGGATAACTCGACTCCGATCGTAGCCGTTACGGTGTTGTATCACGTCGGAAGCAAAAACGAAGACCCGGAACGTACGGGCTTTGCGCATTTTTTCGAACATCTGATGTTCGAGGGCTCGCCCAATATTGGGAGGGGAGAATATTTTAAGATTGTGGAATCTGCCGGAGGGCAATTGAATGCAAATACTTCATTCGACAGAACTTTTTATTATGAAATACTCCCTTCGAATCAGCTTGAACTTGGGCTCTATCTCGAATCCGAAAGGATGCTTCATCTGAAAATCGACAGTATCGGAGTGGAAACCCAGAGGAAAGTGGTTAAAGAAGAAAGAAAACAGAGCTACGAAAACCGTCCTTACGGTTCGCTGCTCGAAAAGATATTCAGCAACGCATATAAAGTGCATCCGTACAGATGGATTCCGATCGGAAGCGCGCAATATATCGACCAGGCAAAGCTGGAAGAATTCATAGAATTCTATAAGACGTTTTACGTGCCTGAAAATGCTACGCTTTCGATAGCGGGCGACATCGATATTGAAGAAACCAAAAAACTGGTTGAAAAATATTTCGGCGATATTCCAAGAGGGAATAAACCGATTCCGAGACCTGAAGTAGTCGAGCCGCCTCAGCAAAAAGAAATAAGGGAAATAGTCTACGACAACGTACAACTTCCGATGGTTGTGCTTGCATATCACATTCCCGAACAGGGAACGCCCGATTATTACGCATTGCGCCTGCTGACGACTCTGTTGTCGGGAGGAGAAAGCGCTCGTCTTCAAAAGGAAATAAAGGATAAAAAACAGATGGCTTTGGCGGTCGGTTCGATTCCCCTGTCTCTGGAAGACCCCGGACTTTTTATCGTTTACGGACTTACGAACGTAGGCGTTAAAGCCGAAGATCTGGAGAATGCTATTGAATCGGAAATCGATAAAGTAAAAAAAGAATTGATAAGCGAGTACGAATTCCAAAAAGTGCGCAATCAAATTGAATCGGATTTTGTCAATCAAAATTCGAGAGTCGCTGGCATTGCAGAAAATCTTGCCGACTATCTGGTTTATTTCGGCGATCCGAATCTGATTAATACGGAAATCGAACGCTATATGAAAGTTACACGCGAAGATATTAAACGCGTAGCCAATAAATACTTCACGAAAGAAAACAGAGTCGTTCTTTATTATTTGCCCAAATCAATGGAAAAGAAATAAAAATTTAACGGAGCATAGAAATGTTTAAGAAAATAATTTCACTTTTATTAATTGCGGGTTTGATTCCCGTATTGGCTCAAGTCGATCGAAGCCGATTGCCCGAGCCGGGACCCGCGCCCGAAATTCAACTCGGAGAATACGAGTCGTTCGAACTGCCGAACGGTCTCAAAGTTTTCGTGGTGGAAAATCACAAACTGCCGAAAGTTACTTTTTATTTACAAGTCGATTCCGACCCGGCGCTGCAAAAAGAGCAAACCGGATATGTGGAAGCCGTTGGCGAGTTATTGCGAACCGGAACAAAAAACAGAACGAAAGACAAACTCGACGAAGAAATCGATTTTCTGGGCGCTTCGTTTTCAACTTCGGCCGACAATATAACGGCGTCGGCGCTCTCGAAATATAAAGACAAAATATTCGAGATTATGGCTGACGTTATTATGAATTCGGAGTTCAAACAGGAAGAGCTCGACAAGGTCAAAAAACAAATGATTTCCTCTCTTGCGGCATCGAAAGACGAACCGAATGCAATAGCAAGACGAGTTCGTTCGGTGTTGATGTTCGGTAAAGATCATCCGTATGGAGAACTCGAAACGGAAGAAACAGTGAATGCGATCAGTCTGGATGCATGTAAAAATTACTATCAAACATATTTCAAACCCAACATTTCTTATCTGGCAATTGTTGGGGATATTAGTCTTGAAGAAGCAAAACAACTTGTGGAAAAATATCTCGGCGGCTGGCAAAAGGGAAACGTTCCGGAACATAAGTATAACACGCCCAAGCCTCCTCTTATTATGAAAGTTGCAATGGTGGACAGGGCAAATTCCGTCCAATCCGTTATATCGGTTTGTTATCCGGTAGAATTGCCCGTAGGATCGGAAGACGCTATCAAAGCGTCTGTAGCAAATCTGATATTGGGCGGCAGCGCAACGGGTAGATTGTTTATGAATCTCCGCGAAGATAAGGCTTATACCTACGGCGCTTATTCGGCGCTGCGACCGGATCCGATAGTGGGAACTTACTTTGCATTTGCGCAAGTGCGCAACAGCGTTACGGACAGCGCCGTAGCCGAAATATTGAAGGAGATGAAAAGAATACGCAGCGAAAAGGTATCTGAGGACGAATTGGCAAAAGCCAAAAATTATTTGACGGGCAATTTTATTCGCGACCTCGAAAATCCGGCTACGATTGCCCGTTTTGCGGTTAATACAGCGCGTTATAATCTTCCGAAAGATTATTACAAAAATTATCTGAAAAATCTCGCCGCCGTTACGATAGACGACGTGTACAATACGGCAAAAAAATATATAAAGCCGAATAATGCTTACATTCTGGTGGTCGGCAGCGCAGACGAAGTAGCCGACAAGCTGACTAAATTTACAGTTACGAATAAAATCGAATATTACGACATTAACGGCAATCCGTATGACCCGACAATGAAAAAAATACCCGAAGGCTTGACGGCGGAGCAGGTAATCAGAAATTACGTCGAGGCGGTCGGCGGAGCCGACAAGCTTGCGGCGGTTAAGGACAGAACCGTTAAAATGAGCGGATCGATGCAGGGTATGAATGTAAATGTGACGCTCTATCAAAAATACCCCAACAAATTGTACCAGGAAGTCGACGCCGGGGTCTTTAAGCAAAAGACCGTCTTCGACGGCGAGAAAGGTTACGTGGAAGCAATGGGTCAGAAACAGGAACTTCAAGGCGATCAACTCGAGTCGCTCAAAAACGAAGCTCTCGACGCCGTGCTCGATTATTCGAAATACGGAATCACGCCCGAACTGACGGGAATGGAAAACATTAACGGAAAAGACGCATACCGGGTGGTATTGACTTCCGCCGGAGGCAAAAAGACCACGCAATACTACGACCCCGATACTTGGTTGTTAATTAGGAGCGTATCTTCGATTTCGACTCCGCAAGGAAGCTTTACTCAAACAATGGATATGAGCGATTATAAAGAAGTGGACGGGGTTAAATACCCGTTCAAATATATACAGAGTTTCGGACCTCAGTCGATAGAATTAAACGTAAATGGAATTGAGATAAATACAGGTTTGCCGGATTCGTTGTTTGAGGTTAAATAGAGAGGATAAAAAAGCCCCCGCTGAAACGGGGGCTTTTGGTTTATTTGCTTACTGAATTACTTTCACTTCGGATGCTTGAAGACCTTTCGGACCCTGAGTAACACTGAATTCAACTTTGTCGTTTTCATTCAGCGTCTTGTAGCCTTCGCCTACAATCGACTGATAATGAACAAAAACGTCTTCGCCGTTTTCTTGTGAAATAAATCCGTAACCTTTTGAACTGTTAAACCATTTAACAGATCCTGTTTTGCGCTCTGCCATAACAGATGCTCCTTAAAATAAATTTGTAAATACGTTTATTTTAGACAGAGGTTAAGAACTACTGAGGGTTCGAGCGGGTTGCTTCTACTACTTCGTATACTTCTAAAACAACTGTCTTACGGGTACTAACTTAAGAAATTATTCTTTTACTTCCAAATGAATAATAAAAAGCGGTTTGTATAAAACGATGCCGTTGCATTTGCAGAAGGGTTTTCTGAATTGTACAAAAAAAAGCCCCGTCGTTGCGGGGCTTCTGAAATTTATTTTTATATTACTTTCACTTCGGTAGCTTGCAGCCCCTTGGGACCCTGAGTAATATTGAATTCCACGTTGTCGTTTTCGTCTAAGGATTTGTATCCCTGGCTTACGATAGCCTGATAATGAACGAATACGTCTTCGCCGTTTTCTTGTGAAATAAATCCGTAACCTTTTGAGCTGTTAAACCATTTAACAGTTCCTGTTTTGCGCTCTGCCATAAGAGTGCTCCTTTTTTTGATTGTTGTTTGTGTTTTTTTATGACAGGTGCTATGGAACTACTACTGAGGGTTAAGCGGTTTGCTATTACTTCTTAGTAAACTTCTATATCAACTGTCTTTCAATAACAAACATACGTAAATAATAATTAATATCCTAATGGAACAAAAAATAAATTTAGTATCGTTAAAAAATGCGTGATTTCGGATATTTTGCCGGCATAATCCGGGCGTTTACCGAATAGATGTTTTAGATAATACAAATATTCTCCACTTTTCTTAAGAAGATTTTTGAAATATGCTTGACAGAACAACGAAGAGGTTATATATTTGAGGAAACGAATTACACAAATTTCGTTTCCATAGAATAGGATTAAAGGTGTTATTTTGAGCGAAAATTTAGAATTACAGGATCGTATTTTAGCCTTAGCCGAAGAGAAATTCCAAAAATACGGCTTCGGCAAAGTTACAATGGAAGAAATTGCCGCCGACCTCGGCATCAGTAAAAAGACATTATACAAACATTTTTCCAACAAAGAACATATTCTCCGAGAAGTAATTAAGAAGATTAAGGTCGATTTCGAAACATTTTTTGACGAGCTGTTTAATAACGAAAGCCTCGACTTTTTTGAAAAGCTGAAACGGCTTATGGAATATGTGACGAAAAATTCAGCCCGCTTTGAAGGAAATATGATAAAAGACCTTGTGCACAATCATCCCGGTATCTGGGCGGAGCTGAAAGAATATCGAAAAGAACAAGCGCGAAGCCGCATTGTCAGAATACTCGACGAAGGAACCAAAAGCGGTTTTTTCAGAAACGATATTCTGAGCGAACTGGTCGCTGTTTTGATTTCTTCCGTTCACAATATTATTACTCCGGAGGTAATCAAGGAACTTCCTATTACGGAAAAGAATGCCCACATCTATTTTTCCCGAATTATTTTCGAAGGCATTCTTACCGATGAAGGAAGGAAAAAGTTAAAGGAATTGGACCTCCCCCAAAAATAAGTTTAATAAACAAAAGAGAGGATAAAAAGTGAAAAAAATCTGGTTGTTAATCGCAATGTCGGCGGGACTTGTTTTCGGTCAAACAAACGAAAAACTCGTCCTCGATATCGATACGGCTATTAAATTAGCCCTCGAGAACAATCCGAATGTTAAAATTGCGCGTATGGAAGTTAACAAGTCGGAAGAAAAATTCAGGGAAACCGTCAGCGGCTATTATCCCAAAATCGACGCAAGCGCGCAGTATCAAAGATATATCAATAAACCGGTTATTTTTCTGCCTCCCGGATCCCCTTTCGGAACGACGCTCGAAATAGGATCGGACAATTCATACAATGCGGCTGTCAGCTTGAGCCTTCCGATTTTTTCTCTTTCCTTAATTGAAGGCACAAAAACTGCCTCGCTCGGAATTGATATTGCAAAAGTAAATTTACGCAACACCGAAATAAAAACAGTTACCAGCGTTAAAAAATCATTCCTCGGCGTATTGCTAGCCCGCGAATATAAAATTGTAATGCAGCAAAGCTTAAAAAACGCACAGGACAATCTCGAAAATATCAGGAAATTAAACGCGCAGGGACTTATGTCCGATTATGATTTGTTGCGCGCCGAAGTCCAGGTGGAAAATTTAAGACCGGCTGTATTGCAAGCCGAAAACAACTATAAATTGGCTCTCGACGGTCTCAAAGTTACAATTGGTCTTGATGCATCTAAAAATATCGACGTAACGGGCGAACTTAATTACGACGAGAATTATATCGTTCCCGAATATAGTGCGGCGCTCGAAGAAGTTTTGAAAAATAATCCTCAGCTCGAAATGCTCGATAAACAGGTCGAAATCAGCCAAAAGAGCGTGTCGTTTCAGAAAGCCGCATATTATCCGTCGCTTGCGGCTTTCAGCAACTATCAATATCAAACCCAGTCGAACGACTTCAAATTCCAGGATTATAAATGGGTAAAAACTTTCCTTGTCGGCGTGCAGGTTCAACTGCCGATATTCAACGGTTTTAAAACAAACGCTCTGGTGGAACAAGCGGAAATTTCGCTCAACCAGGCGGTCGAACAAAAAGAAGGATTCTTAAAAGCAATTAAAACTCAGATAAGCAGCGTTATCTACAATATATCGCAGGCTGTTAAAAGAATAGAAGCGCAGTCGAAAACCGTCGAACAGGCGCAAAAGGGATATGAAATAGCCAAAACGCGACTCGAAAACGGATTGAGCACTCAACTCGAAGTTAACGACGCCGAACTTGCGCTGCGACAGGCTAAATTAAATCGTCTGCAGGCGGTTTACGATTTCCATTCGGCGCTTGCCGATCTGCACGAGTTAACGGGCAAAAGTTTTAATTATGAAATCAAGGAGAACTAAAAATGAAATCGAATAAAATTTTGGCGGCTTTATTGCTTCTCTTGTTTATCGGATTTACCGGTTGTTCTTCGAAAAAAGAAGAAATTAAAGCGGATAAAACCGTGCCGGTCGAAGTAACCATAGTTGTAAAGACCAGCATTGAAAGAGAAATCGAACTCGTCGGCACTCTGCAGCCCTGGAAAGAAGCCAATCTGGGCGCGCAGACAACCGGTAGAGTCGAAAAGATTTTTGTCGAAGAAGGCAGCTATGTTAAAGAAGGCGATCTGCTTTTTCAGATGGACGACACCCAATTGATTCAGGCTAAACTTCAGTACCAACTGGCAAAAGACAATTACGAAAGAATGAAACCGCTCTACGAAACCGGCTCCGTTTCACAGTCTCAGTTTGATCAGGTAAAAGCCGCTTACGAATCGGCTGAGAAATCGTATAACCTTTTGCTTACAAACACTCAATTCAGAGCTCCGTTTTCCGGAGTGGTAACGTCCAAAAAATTGAACGACGGGGAAATCTTTTTGCTGGCGCCCACAGGAGGGGCTCCCACAATTGTAACGTTGATGCAATTAAATCCTTTGAAATTAATTCTGAATGTAAGCGAATCAGATTTTAATCTTGTTAAAACAGGTCAAACTGTAATAGTAAAAACGGATATATATCCCGATAAGGAATTTAAGGGAGTAATTAACAGGATTAATCCTGCTATAAATCCCGCTACAAGGACATTCCAGGCGGAAGTCAAAGTGCCAAATGACGGTAATCTTCTGCGTCCTGGAATGTTTGTAAGGGCTTCAATTGAAATCGGAGCTAAAGACGGCATTATTATAAACCGCTCGGCTGCGTTAAAACAGCTCGGTTCCGACGCTTATTACGGATTCATTGTAAAGAACAATACGGCTAAACGAGTGGAATTAAAATTAGGCAAGGAATTTAATTCTGTTGTGGAAATAGTAAGCGGATTGTCCGAGGGAGATTACCTTGTTACTAAAGGTCAGGGACTCCTGAAAGACGGTTCCGCCGTCGAAATCAAAGCTAAAGCAGAGTAAAAGGAGAGGGAAATGAATCTACCAGAAATTTCAGTAAGAAGACCGATAACAACTATCATGCTGTTTATAGCGATAGTTATAATCGGATTGGTTTCCTTTCAGAGATTGCCTATCGATTTGTTCCCGGAAATCGATCCGCCTTACATAAGCGTTTTGACGCAATATCCGGGCGCCAGCGCGCAGGACGTTGAAATAAATGTAAGTAAAAAAATAGAAAGCGGTTTGAGCTCCGTTACAAATCTTAAAAAGATTTCATCTGTATCGATCGACAATATTTCGGTTGTTCAGCTCGAATTCGAATACGGCACAAATCTCGACGAGGCTTCGAACGATATCCGTTCGGCTCTCGAATTTGCAAAGCGAAATCTTCCGGACGACGCCGAAGACCCGATCATCTTTAAATTCAGCACAAATATATTCCCGATCCTCTTTATTGCGGTTCAGGCTGAAGAAAGCTATGTAGGACTCAACAAACTTGTCGAAAGAGAAATAATCGACCCGCTCAAACGCGTTAACGGCGTGGGCACGGTTCAGGCTTTCGGCGGCCCGGTAAGACAAATATTGATTAATGTCGACGCTAAAAAGCTCGAGGCCTACAATATTTCGCCGGCGCAGATATCCCAAATATTACAGGCTGAAAACGTGAACCTCCCCTCCGGCTCTATTAAAGTCGGAGACATGGAGTACAACCTCAGAGTACCAGGCGAATTTACTGATGTTAATGATATAAAAAATATTGTCGTTTCCCAATCGGGAGGCAGATTAGTCTATCTTAAAGACGTAGCAGTAGTTAAGGACAGCTTGAAGGACAGAACGATCGACGTTCGTCTTAACGGCGGCAGAGGACTTTTCATTATCGTCCAGAAACAGTCCGGCGCCAATACGGTGCAGGTTGCCGAAGATGTAAAAGCCAAAATCGAGGAACTCAAAAAGAATCTCCCTTCGGACGTTAAAATCGATATAACCCAGGACTCGTCCGAATTTATTATTCAATCGGTGAATAATCTTACAGAAGCGGTATTGCTCGGAGCCGTATTTGTTTCTTTTGTAGTGTTGCTGTTTCTTAGAAAGTGGCGAGCCACATTCATTATCGTGCTAACATTACCTGTGTCATTAATCGGCGCATTTATTTATCTCTATTTTTCGGGCAATACTATAAATATTATTTCTCTTTCTTCCTTGTCTATTGCGGTCGGATTGGTGGTAGACGACGCGATAGTTATACTCGAAAATATAGCTCGACACGTAGAACGGGGAGCGCGACCGCGCGAAGCTGCGGTTTTCGGCTCTTCCGAAGTGGGGCTTGCCGTCGCCGCAGCCACGTTTACTATCGTGGCGGTATTTTTCCCGCTGGTGTTTATTTCGGGTATAGCCGGAATTCTTTTTAATCAGCTCGGATTTCTTGTTACGGTAATGATTCTTGTTTCGTTACTCGCGGCGTTGACGCTCATTCCGATGCTTTCTTCTAAACTTCTGAAATCGCGCAAAGAAGAAAAACCGATTAAGAATCCTCTGCTTAAAAAAATTGATGAAGGCTTGTCGTCCGCTTTAGAGAGCGTCGATAATTTTTATACAAGAGTTCTCAAATGGGCTTTGGATCATCGCAAAACCGTAGTGCTGACCGCTTTGTTGATATTTGCCTCTTCCATAATGTTATTGGGAACGTTGGGAACCGAATTCATACCGAAATCGGATTCCTCGCAGTTCCAGCTCACTTTGGAAATAGAACCCGGCAAAAGACTCGAAGAAACCATCAATTACGTAAAGGAAATCGAACGTATTGTTAAAGAAGATTTTCCGGAAGTTCAATATATGACAGCCCGCTCGGGAGTTAACGACCAGGGCTTTTCTTCTGTTCTGTTCGGTCAAAGCGAAGGCACGAATATAGCTACATTCCAATTCAAAACGTCGAAGATAGACGAGAGAAACCGTTCCGTATTTGAAATGGCTGATGCGCTGAGGGAACGGCTCAATTCGTTTGTGGGAATAAAAAGCATTAGCGTAAATACGGCCGGAGCCGGCGCGTTTTTAACAGGGGCTACCGGCGCTCCCGTGGAAGTCGATATTATCGGTCCCGACCTCGATGAATCGTACAAAATCGCTAACAGCATTAAAGAATATATGAATTCAATCGAAGGCACCAGAGACGTTCGTATCGACATCGGAGACCCGCGGCCCGAATTGCAGATAGTTTTGCAGCGCGATAAAATGGCGATGAGCGGATTAAATACGGCTATGGTTGGAAACGCTCTGAGAAGTCATTATTACGGCATTACTTCGACTACATACAGGGAGTTGGGAGACGAGTACGATATCTTTATCAGTCTTCCGCCTGAAAAGAAAACCAGCATAGACGACATCGAAAATCTGCCTGTTAAAACCTTGCTGGGAACGACCGTCAGACTGAAAGACGTCGGCAAAGTAGTTCAGGCGTATTCTCCTCCTACTATCAAAAGAAGAGAGCAGGAGCGCGTGATTGCAGTGCTCTCCGACGTCGAAGGCAGATCCCTCGGCGAAGTTACTTCGGATATTCAAAACTTTGTTGCCGGTATCGAATTGCCTCCGAATACAACTATCGAATACGGCGGGCAGATCGAACAACAGAGCGATACTTTCAAAGACTTGATGCTGCTGCTTGCGCTTAGCGTTATATTGGTATATATGGTTATGGCCGCTCAGTTCGAATCGCTGCTCGATCCGTTTATAATTATGTTCTCTGTGCCGTTTGCTTTTACGGGAGTTTTCATCGCTCTCTTTATTACGGGAATTCCTTTCAGCGTGATCGCATTCCTCGGCAGTATTATGCTCGTCGGTATAGTAGTTAAGAACGCTATTGTGCTTGTCGACTTTACGAATATTACAAGAGCCCGAGGCTATGAATTGCGCGAAGCGATTATTTATTCGGGCAGAAACAGACTGCGTCCCGTTTTGATGACCACATTTACTACTTTGCTGGGTCTGCTGCCGCTGGCAATCAGCACGGGCGAGGGTTCGGAAATATGGCAGCCGCTAGGCATTTCGACTATCGGCGGTCTCTTTTTCTCGACGTTGATCACGCTGATTCTCGTGCCCGTTCTCTATTCGTATTTCGAAACTAAAGTTAAACAGAAAAAAATTGTAGACTGAGAGGTGAAAAATGAAAGCTGTAATGATTGTATATAATCACGGTATAACCGAGGAAGTGGACGAAGCTCTTGAAAAATTATCCATTCGAGGCTTTACAAGATTTATTAACGTGCACGGTCAGGGCTCGGATAAAGGCGAGCCCCACCTCGGCACGCACATCTGGCCAAGCCAAAATGCCGTTGTGCTTACGGTTATAGAAGACGATAAGGTAGACCCGTTGCTCGAGGAAGTGCGTCAAATCAATCGCGAAGCGGAAGAACAGGGTATTCACGCCTTTGTGTGGAATATTGAAAAGACGGTATAGGAGCGGTTAATAATGAAGTTCGGTATAATAGCGGCGGGAACGGGAGAACGATTAAAGGAAGAAGGCATAACCGCGCCCAAGCCGATGGTAGAGATAGCCGGGAAACCGCTGATTAGAATAATAATAGACGAAGCCCTCCGCAACGGCGCTTCGTCTATTTCAAATTTTTTGAATGATAAACAGACAAAAATAATTTGTAATGAATTTTAGTAAAAAGATTGTATAAATACGTGCGTGTATGTATGTTTAAAGAAAAAAAATATAATGTTATGAGAAAAACGAAAAAGGAAGCGGAGCAGACAAAAAAGAGACTGATGAAGGAAGCGCTGATTATTTTTAATAGAAAAGGGTATGAAAACGCACGATTAGAGGATATTGCAAAAGCAGCGGGAGTAACAAGAGGTGCTATTTATCACCACTTCGGAAACAAAGCTAAATTGTTTATGGAACTAGCATTGCAAAATAAGCATAACTTGAATGAAATTATCGAAAGTAGCATAGATGAATCAGAGGAAGACCCATTCAATACAATGTATAATGTCATTAGCAAAATATTTGATAAATTAAAAAAAGACCCCTTGTTTCGCGGATTTGAGGAACTTAGAATTAAAACTGTTATGAATGATGAGCTCGAACCATTAAAACATATTGTTGATAAAGAACTTAAGGAAAGTTTTGGTAAAATGATGGGCATCTTAAATGGAATGGAAAGAAAAAATAAATTAGATAAGAATATAGATAAAGAAGCTCTTTCTCTGTTAATAATTTCTTTGGTAAGTGGATTGATTTATCTGAGATTAAGACATCCTAGCATTCTGAATATTGATAAGAAGTTAAAAAATATTATTCAAATTTTATCCGCAAGCATAGTGAAATAATATCTTTATAAAATTATTCATACGTACGTGTATGTATGTTAAAGTTATAAATAATACGAAAGATTAAAATGAAACTAAAAGGAAGCAATGTATTGATGTTTTTTTCCATTTCGTTGTTTTTGATTTTGACTGCTTGTTCACAAGAGGATAAATCTGCGAAAAGCATGGAAGAGATTTATCATGAAGAAGGAATACCTGTTAAAGTAAAAACAGTTGAAATGTCAAGGATGTCAAAAAAATACTTATATAATGCTGTTCTGGAAGGCATAGAAGAAACATCTAAATGCTCAATGATAGGAGATAGAGTGGAAAAAATATATGCTGAAGTAGGAGATTTTGTTAAAAAAGACCAGCCAATTATAAAATTTCCGAACGGCAATCCTTCGATAAAATATAACCAGGCTAAAGTAGCATTTGAAAACGCGCAGAGCACATATAAGAGATATGAAGAATTATATAAAGAAGGAGGCGTTTCTAAACAAGAGTTGGATAATATTAAGACTCAATATGAAATAGCTAAAGCTGATTTAGAAGCGGTTGAACAAGTAATTGAAGTTAGAGCGCCCATAGATGGGTATATTACTAATATAGCAGTTAAAGAAACGCAAAATGTGGACAAGGATCAGCTGTTATTTACTATATCGAATACTAACATATTAAAAGCGAAAATAAAAATAAGCGAGCAGGAAATTGAGTATATAAAAACGGGACAGAAAGCTTATGCAAAATGGAAAGAATATATAATTGGAGGAAAAGTAAAGCGTATATCTATGTTAATGAATCCTATAACAAAATCGTTCGATGCTACAGTGGAGTTCAATAATGCCCTGCATAAACTTAAAGCGGGAGTTACAGCGAATATTTACGTTGAGGAAGAAATCGGCGACGGTATCTTTGTCCATCGGGAAAACATATTAAGAGAGGGCAATGACTACTATGTATATCTTACTAACAATGGGAAAGCACAGAAGAGGAAAAATTGTTAAATAACTAATTAAAAATTAAACTGGAGGTAATTATGAAAAAACTACTATTAACATTATGGCTAATGTTAGCAGCTTTTAGCTTAACAAATGCTCAAACAAGCCTCAAGGGAACATTCGGATTGGGTATTGACGGAGTTGATTCACCTAATTTATCTGCCAAACTGTTTTTGAGCGATAAAGTAGCTATGGAATTTATGGCCGGTTTAAACCTATATGCCCCTGGGGGAGATGAACCTGTTGGGTATACGAAAGTTACCGGCATTAATTATCGTTGTGGGTTGGGTTTCTATTATAATTTTAATCATACAGAAAATCTTATGCCATATTTAGGATTAGACGCCCTATTTGAATCGGAGAAAGACGGAGGTTTTTTTGTAACAGAGCCGGATGCTAAAAACCGCTTAAAGCTAAATTTTGTTTTGGGTGCAGAGTATTTTATTTCCAGCCACTTCTCTATCGGATTGAAAGAGAAGTTG comes from Melioribacter roseus P3M-2 and encodes:
- a CDS encoding efflux RND transporter periplasmic adaptor subunit, with product MKSNKILAALLLLLFIGFTGCSSKKEEIKADKTVPVEVTIVVKTSIEREIELVGTLQPWKEANLGAQTTGRVEKIFVEEGSYVKEGDLLFQMDDTQLIQAKLQYQLAKDNYERMKPLYETGSVSQSQFDQVKAAYESAEKSYNLLLTNTQFRAPFSGVVTSKKLNDGEIFLLAPTGGAPTIVTLMQLNPLKLILNVSESDFNLVKTGQTVIVKTDIYPDKEFKGVINRINPAINPATRTFQAEVKVPNDGNLLRPGMFVRASIEIGAKDGIIINRSAALKQLGSDAYYGFIVKNNTAKRVELKLGKEFNSVVEIVSGLSEGDYLVTKGQGLLKDGSAVEIKAKAE
- a CDS encoding efflux RND transporter permease subunit yields the protein MNLPEISVRRPITTIMLFIAIVIIGLVSFQRLPIDLFPEIDPPYISVLTQYPGASAQDVEINVSKKIESGLSSVTNLKKISSVSIDNISVVQLEFEYGTNLDEASNDIRSALEFAKRNLPDDAEDPIIFKFSTNIFPILFIAVQAEESYVGLNKLVEREIIDPLKRVNGVGTVQAFGGPVRQILINVDAKKLEAYNISPAQISQILQAENVNLPSGSIKVGDMEYNLRVPGEFTDVNDIKNIVVSQSGGRLVYLKDVAVVKDSLKDRTIDVRLNGGRGLFIIVQKQSGANTVQVAEDVKAKIEELKKNLPSDVKIDITQDSSEFIIQSVNNLTEAVLLGAVFVSFVVLLFLRKWRATFIIVLTLPVSLIGAFIYLYFSGNTINIISLSSLSIAVGLVVDDAIVILENIARHVERGARPREAAVFGSSEVGLAVAAATFTIVAVFFPLVFISGIAGILFNQLGFLVTVMILVSLLAALTLIPMLSSKLLKSRKEEKPIKNPLLKKIDEGLSSALESVDNFYTRVLKWALDHRKTVVLTALLIFASSIMLLGTLGTEFIPKSDSSQFQLTLEIEPGKRLEETINYVKEIERIVKEDFPEVQYMTARSGVNDQGFSSVLFGQSEGTNIATFQFKTSKIDERNRSVFEMADALRERLNSFVGIKSISVNTAGAGAFLTGATGAPVEVDIIGPDLDESYKIANSIKEYMNSIEGTRDVRIDIGDPRPELQIVLQRDKMAMSGLNTAMVGNALRSHYYGITSTTYRELGDEYDIFISLPPEKKTSIDDIENLPVKTLLGTTVRLKDVGKVVQAYSPPTIKRREQERVIAVLSDVEGRSLGEVTSDIQNFVAGIELPPNTTIEYGGQIEQQSDTFKDLMLLLALSVILVYMVMAAQFESLLDPFIIMFSVPFAFTGVFIALFITGIPFSVIAFLGSIMLVGIVVKNAIVLVDFTNITRARGYELREAIIYSGRNRLRPVLMTTFTTLLGLLPLAISTGEGSEIWQPLGISTIGGLFFSTLITLILVPVLYSYFETKVKQKKIVD
- a CDS encoding PG0541 family transporter-associated protein, translated to MKAVMIVYNHGITEEVDEALEKLSIRGFTRFINVHGQGSDKGEPHLGTHIWPSQNAVVLTVIEDDKVDPLLEEVRQINREAEEQGIHAFVWNIEKTV
- a CDS encoding sugar phosphate nucleotidyltransferase, with translation MKFGIIAAGTGERLKEEGITAPKPMVEIAGKPLIRIIIDEALRNGASSISNFLNDKQTKIICNEF
- a CDS encoding TetR/AcrR family transcriptional regulator, with product MFKEKKYNVMRKTKKEAEQTKKRLMKEALIIFNRKGYENARLEDIAKAAGVTRGAIYHHFGNKAKLFMELALQNKHNLNEIIESSIDESEEDPFNTMYNVISKIFDKLKKDPLFRGFEELRIKTVMNDELEPLKHIVDKELKESFGKMMGILNGMERKNKLDKNIDKEALSLLIISLVSGLIYLRLRHPSILNIDKKLKNIIQILSASIVK
- a CDS encoding efflux RND transporter periplasmic adaptor subunit, yielding MKLKGSNVLMFFSISLFLILTACSQEDKSAKSMEEIYHEEGIPVKVKTVEMSRMSKKYLYNAVLEGIEETSKCSMIGDRVEKIYAEVGDFVKKDQPIIKFPNGNPSIKYNQAKVAFENAQSTYKRYEELYKEGGVSKQELDNIKTQYEIAKADLEAVEQVIEVRAPIDGYITNIAVKETQNVDKDQLLFTISNTNILKAKIKISEQEIEYIKTGQKAYAKWKEYIIGGKVKRISMLMNPITKSFDATVEFNNALHKLKAGVTANIYVEEEIGDGIFVHRENILREGNDYYVYLTNNGKAQKRKNC